One window of Anas platyrhynchos isolate ZD024472 breed Pekin duck chromosome 11, IASCAAS_PekinDuck_T2T, whole genome shotgun sequence genomic DNA carries:
- the AQP9 gene encoding aquaporin-9 isoform X2, with translation MTVSVGFAMAVTIAVYVSGGISGGHINPAVSLAMCVTGRLKWTKLPIYILAQLLGAFVGAAAVFGIYYDAFMEYSNGTLEVTGPNATAHIFATYPAPYLSLINGFADQVMSTAVLLLAIFAIFDPRNNRVPKGLEPIAVGLLIIVLTCSLGMNSGCAMNPARDLGPRLFTAIAGWGMEVFTAGNNWWWVPIVAPMLGGVLGAITYIIFIEIHHSDTHPGEENDVYDKYELTNM, from the exons gtgGTCACATAAACCCAGCCGTTTCATTAGCCATGTGCGTGACTGGAAGATTAAAATGGACCAAATTACCAATTTACATATTAGCACAACTCCTGGGAGCATTTGTTGGAGCAGCAGCTGTCTTTGGGATTTATTACG ACGCCTTTATGGAGTACAGCAACGGAACACTTGAAGTCACAGGACCTAATGCCACAGCACATATCTTTGCAACATATCCAGCTCCATACCTATCCCTCATAAATGGATTTGCAGATCAG GTGATGTCAACAGCTGTTCTTCTTCTGGCTATATTTGCTATTTTTGACCCCAGAAATAACAGAGTGCCAAAGGGCCTGGAGCCAATTGCAGTTGGACTTCTTATAATAGTTCTTACTTGCTCCCTGGGAATGAACAGTGGCTGTGCCATGAACCCAGCCAGGGACCTCGGCCCAAGGCTCTTCACAGCCATTGCAGGATGGGGAATGGAAGTATTCAC GGCTGGAAATAATTGGTGGTGGGTCCCTATAGTTGCACCTATGCTGGGAGGAGTACTTGGAGCTATTACCTATatcatttttattgaaattcaTCACTCAGACACTCATccaggagaagaaaatgatgTATACGATAAATATGAATTGACAAACATGTAG